The DNA window GTGGAGGTGGGGAAGGGAATTGAACCCTTATAGAGTGAGTCTGCAGCCCACCGCCTGAACCATTCAGCCACCCCACCAAACTGGACTTCAATGTCTAAAAAAACTAATAACCTTATCGTTGTTGAAGACGGGATAACTGAAAACCTCGAAGCTATTTGAGGTATTTTTCGGGGTCTTCGTCGAAGGCGATTTTGCATCCGGGGGCACAGAAGTAGTAGGTTTTTCCTTTGTAGTTGCTTTTGTGTTTGGCTGTTTTTTCGTCCACGGTCATTTTACAAACTGGGTCTACTGCCAAGTGTTTTCACCTCCCTAGTCTTGTTTTTCTAGTTTGGGTTTGAATCTTCTAAGCAAGGACGCGTTAGTTACTACAGAAACTGAACTCAGCGACATTGCAATTGCAGCATAGGTGGGTTCTAACAAGATGTTGAAGGTTGGATACAAAACTCCTGCTGCTATGGGAATTAATATGACGTTGTATGCGAACGCCCAGAACAAGCCTTGTTTAATTTTGTTGATTGTTGCTCGACTGAGTTGGATGCTGGTGACTACGTCCCGAAGGTCGTTTTTAACTAACACTATGTCACCGGTTTCTATGGCGACATCAGTTCCGCTACCAACTGCGATTCCAATATTTGCTTGAGCCAAAGCAGGAGCATCATTAATGCCATCCCCAACCATTGCTACAATTTTTCCTTCATCTTGCAACCGTTTGATTTCTGAAGCTTTATCCTTGGGCAAAACTTCTGCCAAAACACGGTTCACCCCAATTTGTTTCGCAATGGCGTGGGCAGTTCGTTTATTGTCTCCTGTAAGCATAACCACTTCAACCCCCATACCCTGAAGAGTTTTAACTGCATCAACAGAATACTCCTTCAAAGTATCCGCAACCGCAATCACACCCGCAGCCTTTCTATCCACTGCCACAAGCATGGCAGTCTTGCCATTCTCTTCCAAAGACTGCATTTTTTCTTCTAGTTCCTTAATGTCCACCTTGTTTTGTTCCATCAACTTTCGGGTGCCAAGCAAAACCTTCTTTTTACTGTAAACAACTTCAACACCATATCCCGGAATTGCGTTAAACTCTTCAGGGTCAGAAATCTCAAGATGCATCTCCCGTGCTTTTCGTACGATCGCTTCACCCAAAGGATGCTCAGAGTTCTTTTCAGCAATTGCTGCTAGCTTTAGCAGTTCTTGCTCTGCTTTAGCTTTCTTAGAAGAAACTGGAATAATGTCTGTGACCTCGGGTTCACCTTTGGTTAGGGTTCCTGTTTTATCAAATACGATTGCTTGCAGTTTATGGGCAGTTTCTAGGGCTTCGCTACTTTTAATTAAAACGCCATATTCGGCGCCTTTTCCTACTCCAACCATGATTGCAGTTGGCGTTGCCAAGCCCATTGCGCATGGGCACGCGATGATCAGAACAGCAATGAATATGGTTAACGCAAAGGTAAAGTCTGCACCTACAAAATACCAAACAAAAAAAGATAGGGTTGCAGAAATCAAAACCATAGGAACAAAATAGCTACTAACCACGTCAACCATACGTTGAATTGGAGCTTTAGAACCCAAGGCGTTTTCAACAAGTTTGATAATCTGGGCAAGAACAGTGTCTGAGCCGACTTTGGTTGCTTTAAATTTGAGCATACCAGTTTTGTTGATTGTTGCACCCACAACAGAATCGCCAACCTTTTTTTCGACCGGAATGCTTTCTCCAGTAATTACTTTTTCGTCGACTCCCGAGTAGCCCTCAACAACTTCTCCATCCACAGGGATTTTTTCGCCTGGACGAACAATTACAATGTCACCTACTTGCACGTCTTCAACAGGAACTTCAGTTTCTTCACCATTACGAATTATTCGGGCAGTTTTAGCACGCAACCCCATGAGTTTGCGTATGGCGGCGGAGGTTCTGCCTTTGGCTATGGCTTCTAACAGTTTTCCTAGAATCAAAAATACCATCAAAGAAACTGCGGTGGTGTAGTATAGTTTTCCTTCACCAAAAAAGGTGCCGTAAACACTGTAAAAATACGCCGCTGATGTTCCCAGGGTGACCAGAACGTCCATGTTTGGGTTTTTGTTTTTGATTGCCTTGTAAGCTCCAGTAAAGAAGCGGTGTCCAACCAGAAAATGGACAGGAGTTGCTAAAACAAACAACAACAAAGGAACAAAATTGTCAATAGGCAATGTAGGCAACGCAAATGGAAGAAACCGCGCGTTACTGTATAGCACTACTGGAATTGTGAATACAATCGAAAAAATTAGCCTGTTTTTCAGGGACCGAATTTCATTGTCGCGCTCTTTTTGTTCAGCGTCTTGGACGCCGCCTTCGGGCTCCACAACATCGTATCCGACGTCTCGGATGACTTTTTTTATTGATTCTAAGCTGACCTGCGCAGCATTAAACTCTACAAAGGCGGATTCTGTAGCAAAATTTACAGCGGCTTTGTAAACGCCCTCTTTTTGACTTAAAGCTTTTTCAATAGCTTGGGCGCACATGGTGCAGTGCATTCCGCTTAGTTTGAGGGTGACTTCTTGATGAATTACCCTGTAGCCCACATCAGAGATGGCGTCTTCAATAGCTTGTTGAGTTACAACAGTTGGGTCGTAGTCTATGATTGCTTTTTCTGCCGCAAGATTAATGGTCGCATAAATTACACCTTTCAGTTTGGGTAACCGTTTTTCGATTGTCTGGGCACAAGTTGCACAATGCATTCCCCCAATGTCTAGAACAATCCGTTTCTTTTGTTGAGCATCCATTTTTTTCACCCTTTTTGTCCAAGCATTATTTTGGGTTACTGGTTTTGTTGTTGATTTAATCAACGAATAATCAGTTGCATGAATTTGCTTGGCACATGCTATACAGTAATGAATGTTTTTGAATGTATTTAATCATATTCTTTTTAGATAAAAGTTTGAATTCAGATCAACTGTATTGTTAACAGCCCAGAAACTGTAGACCATAATGTTTTAAAGATGCCCATCAACTGAGAAATTAAAGGCAAACTATCTTTTTTGTGGAGGTGAACAAGGAATGGAAAATAAAGGTGTAGTTGCGTTGACGTCTTCAACTTTTGACAGTTTCATAAACTCAGACATCCCAGCGATAGTGGATTTCTGGGCAGACTGGTGCATGCCCTGCCGCATGATGGCACCCGTAATGGAAGAGCTCGCCCAAGCATACGACGGAAAAGCAAAATTTGGAAAAGTAAACGTGGACCAAAACAATCAGATTTCTAGCCGTTATGGAATAATGAGTATCCCCCACTTTTTGATATTCAAGAACGGAACAGTAGTCCAAAAAATAGTAGGCGCAGTAGGTCGCGGACCCCTAGAAGACGCCCTTAAACAGCACATGTAATATAAGTAAAGTCAGGTAATGCTCAACACAGAAGGAAACAACCGTTGACGCAAAAAGACCCCCAAAACAAATTCAAAAAAACAGTAGGGTTTATTGTAAACCCAATCGCAGGCATGGGCGGAGCAGTTGGACTCAAAGGCACCGACGGCACACAAATTCTAGAAAAAGCCGTTTCTCTTGGTGCAAAACCTGTTGCTCCTGCACGTGCAGAACTTTTTCTAACCGCACTAGAGCCCGTCAAAGAGGATGTTCTTCTTTTGGTTGGACCCGGATTAATGGGAGAAAACGAAGCAAAAAATCAAGGATACGACTACAAAGTTTTTGGAGAACAAAAAACAAACACAACTCCTGAAGATACCATAACAGTAGCGAAAACTATCGCAGCCCAAACTGTTGATCTTCTAGTTTTTTGTGGCGGCGACGGAACCGCCCGAGACGTATTAAAAGCTGTTGATGTGAAAACACCAGTTTTGGGGGTTCCAACAGGAGTAAAAATGCACAGTGCAGTTTTTGGAATCGACCCCAAAGCTGCGGCACGAATTGCTTCTCAGTACCTTTATGGTTTTTTGCCATTATGGGAAGCAGAAGTCATGGACATAGACGAAGAACAATTCCGCCAAGGCAGAGTGTCTGCAAGATTGCACGGATACTTGATTAGCCCATACGAGCCTAGTTTAATTCAGGGGGCAAAGATGTCCTCACCCATGACAGAAAGTGAGTTACGCAATCAGGCTGCCATGGCCGTTTACGTTATTGAAGAAATGCAAGACGACATAGTTTATGTCATTTCAGCCGGAACAACCACCCGCACCATCGGCGATCTTTTGGACCAAAAAAAGACCCTCCTTGGAGTAGACCTTTTTGTTAACAAAAAAATCGTAGCAAAAGACGTAAACGAACAACAAATCCTCCAAGGCATCGAAGGCAAAAAAGCCAAAATCATTGTAACACCTATTGGAGGTCAAGGCTTTGTTTTTGGCAGGGGAAACCAGCAGATAAGCCCGAAGGTAATCCGTAAAGTGGGCATAGAAAACATCATAGTAATTGCAACAGAAAATAAAATGAAGCATCTTAAGCGCCTAAAAGTGGATACTGGAGACCCCGAACTGGATGCAGAGTTTGCTGGAACAATAAAAGTTGTAACAGATTACAAAATTGAAAAAGTAGTAAAAATTGAATAACTATAAATTCTGTCGTGAATCTTGTTTTTTGTATCAATTGGAAGTGACCTGATTGAAGAAAATTGTTACTTTAGGTAGAGGTGGCAGTGGAAAAACTACTTTTGTTTCCCTTATGACAAAATACTTTATTGAAAAAAACGAAACCCCCATTCTTCTTATCGATGCTGACCCTGACCAGAACCTTTCTGAAATGTTGGGAATTGACCTTACCACTGAAGGAAACAAAACAATTTCCGAATTGCTTGTGGAAACTTTTATGGACAGTGGCGGCACCACAGTTGGAGTCCCGCCCTCAAAACGGATCGAAAGCAAAATCTGGGAAACTGGACTTTATGAAGGTGAAAACTTTGATTTCATGGCGATTGGCACAAAATTCATTGAAGGATGCTATTGCCTGCCGAACAACGCCCTAAAAACTGCTCTTGGAGGCTTAACAAAAAGCTACAAGTATGTAATCATTGACTCTCCAGGAGGCTTAGAACACCTTAACCGCCGAATCGCCTCTGAAGTTGACGACATGTTTGACATTATTGATCCATCACAGAAGTCATTCCATCACGTGGAAAGAGCCTACAAAATCGCCAAAGAAGTAGACATCAAATTCAATAACTTCTATGTAGTTTCAGGAAACCGAGTCCCCGAATCACTAGAAACAGAAGTCCAAAACAGAATCAACCTAAAGTATCTAGGAAAAATCAGCTACGACAAAGAAGTCGAAAAAGCCATCCTTAAAGGAACGTCTCTAATCGACTTGCCTGAAACATCCCCCGCATACGTGTCAGTAAAAAAGATACTGCAAAAAGCAGGATATTAAATGCCTTAAGAAAATCAGTTCATTGTTAGAAGTAGTTGTCATGTTTTACACAGTGACAATTACAACTTCTAACAAACAACTTTAACAAACAATCAGTTCAAAAAATAGATTTGGTGTTTATTAGGTATAATACTGCACTCAATGTTCCCCCAGATAGCCACTAAACTCCAAAAACAACAGTTCAGAAGAAGAAGGACACTAGCTTTTTTTGGGGTATCCTTCTTCTTTTAATGTGTGAATTCTCAGAAAGATAAAAACAAAAGACAAAAACTCATGTCCATTACTCAATTTTTTTGACTCTAAGATGGTTTAGATAAAGTTTCTTGACAAAAACGCTTATTTCATGTATCAACCGGTATAAATTTGGTAACTTTAATGGCCAATAGAAGAGTGCTTCTCTTTTTAAATCTAGTTCTAGTGTTGTCACTTTTGCACATGCCCGAGGGGTATTCATAAGAAACCAATGAAAAAAAGGAACTGTACAAATTTCTGTCCAATGAATCTTTAACCGCCTGAAAAGGACGACGGGACGGGCTAGACGATTAACAGTGGATTGGGCGGACCATAAACGGCTTGAGAAGCAATACAGGGTTTAAGTAATATGCCTTTTCGTGTCAGGTACATGAAATAGAAATGTATAGTATCTAACAAGTATAAACGCCGTAAATGGTAATTGGTTCACCCAAACGGATAATAACCGTTTCACCCTCCGTCCAGAGAGGTTAAACTGTAGCAAAACGGCTGTTAATAAGCCTGAAGCTTACTCTAATTCAAATGCCCCGGTATACAGTTGATAATATTTTCCTTTTAGAGCAATCAATTCTTTGTGGCTGCCACGTTCT is part of the Candidatus Bathyarchaeum sp. genome and encodes:
- a CDS encoding YHS domain-containing protein, which produces MAVDPVCKMTVDEKTAKHKSNYKGKTYYFCAPGCKIAFDEDPEKYLK
- a CDS encoding heavy metal translocating P-type ATPase; translation: MDAQQKKRIVLDIGGMHCATCAQTIEKRLPKLKGVIYATINLAAEKAIIDYDPTVVTQQAIEDAISDVGYRVIHQEVTLKLSGMHCTMCAQAIEKALSQKEGVYKAAVNFATESAFVEFNAAQVSLESIKKVIRDVGYDVVEPEGGVQDAEQKERDNEIRSLKNRLIFSIVFTIPVVLYSNARFLPFALPTLPIDNFVPLLLFVLATPVHFLVGHRFFTGAYKAIKNKNPNMDVLVTLGTSAAYFYSVYGTFFGEGKLYYTTAVSLMVFLILGKLLEAIAKGRTSAAIRKLMGLRAKTARIIRNGEETEVPVEDVQVGDIVIVRPGEKIPVDGEVVEGYSGVDEKVITGESIPVEKKVGDSVVGATINKTGMLKFKATKVGSDTVLAQIIKLVENALGSKAPIQRMVDVVSSYFVPMVLISATLSFFVWYFVGADFTFALTIFIAVLIIACPCAMGLATPTAIMVGVGKGAEYGVLIKSSEALETAHKLQAIVFDKTGTLTKGEPEVTDIIPVSSKKAKAEQELLKLAAIAEKNSEHPLGEAIVRKAREMHLEISDPEEFNAIPGYGVEVVYSKKKVLLGTRKLMEQNKVDIKELEEKMQSLEENGKTAMLVAVDRKAAGVIAVADTLKEYSVDAVKTLQGMGVEVVMLTGDNKRTAHAIAKQIGVNRVLAEVLPKDKASEIKRLQDEGKIVAMVGDGINDAPALAQANIGIAVGSGTDVAIETGDIVLVKNDLRDVVTSIQLSRATINKIKQGLFWAFAYNVILIPIAAGVLYPTFNILLEPTYAAIAMSLSSVSVVTNASLLRRFKPKLEKQD
- the trxA gene encoding thioredoxin; translated protein: MENKGVVALTSSTFDSFINSDIPAIVDFWADWCMPCRMMAPVMEELAQAYDGKAKFGKVNVDQNNQISSRYGIMSIPHFLIFKNGTVVQKIVGAVGRGPLEDALKQHM
- a CDS encoding ATP-NAD kinase family protein, yielding MTQKDPQNKFKKTVGFIVNPIAGMGGAVGLKGTDGTQILEKAVSLGAKPVAPARAELFLTALEPVKEDVLLLVGPGLMGENEAKNQGYDYKVFGEQKTNTTPEDTITVAKTIAAQTVDLLVFCGGDGTARDVLKAVDVKTPVLGVPTGVKMHSAVFGIDPKAAARIASQYLYGFLPLWEAEVMDIDEEQFRQGRVSARLHGYLISPYEPSLIQGAKMSSPMTESELRNQAAMAVYVIEEMQDDIVYVISAGTTTRTIGDLLDQKKTLLGVDLFVNKKIVAKDVNEQQILQGIEGKKAKIIVTPIGGQGFVFGRGNQQISPKVIRKVGIENIIVIATENKMKHLKRLKVDTGDPELDAEFAGTIKVVTDYKIEKVVKIE
- a CDS encoding AAA family ATPase; the protein is MKKIVTLGRGGSGKTTFVSLMTKYFIEKNETPILLIDADPDQNLSEMLGIDLTTEGNKTISELLVETFMDSGGTTVGVPPSKRIESKIWETGLYEGENFDFMAIGTKFIEGCYCLPNNALKTALGGLTKSYKYVIIDSPGGLEHLNRRIASEVDDMFDIIDPSQKSFHHVERAYKIAKEVDIKFNNFYVVSGNRVPESLETEVQNRINLKYLGKISYDKEVEKAILKGTSLIDLPETSPAYVSVKKILQKAGY